The window ATCCGGAAAAAAAAGTGATATATGTGTTCTTGCTGGTCCAAATCCGCATGATCTCGCAAAAGACGGCAAGTACAGGTTGATCATACGCCCTGCACACAAGCTGTGAACGTCGGCGATCCATTTCCGATCGGATGTGTGCGGTTGCGTATTTGGTGGATGCATTATTTTTAATATAAAAAGTAAATGTTACTAAAACTTAACCAGCAAGCACCAGTGGTCTAGTGGTAGAATAGTACCCTGCCACGGTACAGACCCGGGTTCGATTCCCGGCTGGTGCAAGTGATTTTTTGGTTGAATCATCCTCTTGTGCACGTCGATGCCGATTGGCCACTGCCCTACTGCGCATCGAGCTTCACACATTCACACAGAAACCATATGAGCTGCGAAACTGAATTATGAATCCCCATTTACAAGCATCCTCCTCTTACAGCAGGTAGTGTGAGCACATGATCAATTATTTCGGTAGAATAATCATCTCGGCGAGCGCGCGACTAGAATCTAGAACTCGTCGACGGTGATGGCGCCTCTGACGACCTCGTATGCCTCGCGGCTGCGCGACTTCTTGATGCCTACGGCGAAGTAGACCTTTGCGGCGTCGGCCTTGACGGCGGTGACCCTGGCCCAGACGAGCACCTTGGCTTTGAGGCCCTCCACCCCCGTCAGGCTGCCCTTGTCCAGCGTGCCGGTCACCGTGGTGTCGAAACGCAGCTCGGAGCCGTCCCTGTAGCCGACCTCGCAGACCGCCGGGATGTGCACCGTCAGCCGCCGCGTCTCCGGCTCGAACTCGTAGTTGGTGGCCTCCCGCGGGAACAGCCCCGCCGGAAGGTCGTGCTCCTGGAGCAGCTCCGCCAGCGGCTTCTGCATCTTACCCTTGAGCTTGTTTACCAGCCATTTTGCTCCGTCCCCGACACTGGTTGAGAGCGACTGCACCACCAATAGATCATCAGCCAGAGGAATACATCGAATCATAGATCTTAATTATCAGAGTCGGATTTCAAATTTGTTATAGCGAGCTTGAACGTCGAACCAAAAGTATCACATGGCGGTCCAGCCAGGATCGATCTAAAACCAGAAGGAAAACATGCTAGCGAGAACAGAAACAATACCATGACCAAACAATAATCAGGGGAAATATGGTGCGACAACAGAACAGAACAGAAGATTGATGAGACGGTGTCTCATGCACGGACCTCGATGTCGTCACCGGCCGACGACATCTCTTTGTTGGCCCTCTGCcccagccagtaggagcccatcttGTTCATGATCTCATCCATGGCTCTCCCAGCAAGCAAGCGCTTATCCCTCTTTCTCTCTCTGTACTCTGCTCCCTCTATGATATTTCTTGCTCTGTTTCTTGGTTTCTTGGGATACGATGCGTTCGCAGGAGGAGGGAATTGTGGGGAGCCTCGTCGTTGGCCAGGACAGGATCAAGGCAAGACGAGGAGAAAGAAAGTGGCGATCCATTACCGCGTGAAAGAGACGGGTCTCGTATGGCTTGGTCGTTGAGACGGCTGCGCGTGTTGAAAAACGCCGGCTGTTGATGACATGTGTGACTTGGAGGTTGGGTCACCTCGCATTCCAGAAACCTCCGGGATGGCGGTAAGGGAACGGTTGTATGTGGTACTAATGGGTCCTCATTCTCTATGGAAGATTGTTTGGGAGCAATGTGTGTCGCCCAGAGTTTTTTTAAAGAAAGAGGACCCCGTCCTTTGCATATTGGCGATGCATgcagtcattttattaattattcacaaacacTTTACAAAGAAATACAACAGTAAATCTAAATTCATAGTttatcattttattaattattcacaaagaccttataAAGAAATACAACAGTAAGTCTAAATCCACCCTCTAGAcaacaactgtcgctactcctattcAGTTGATACAGAGATGCTGATAGTATGGGCCTAATATCAAACAGAccttgcagccaaacctaacatttaAGACCTGAGGCCACAACCAAGCCACTTGCCGGGTATAGGGCACACACTGGTCCGAcgcgctctcagaggccgccgccgccaactgccaccagtCCATCTTTAGAGCTGAACTGACGCatcaaccttgcccggtctagctactGTCGACGCCACCACGGTGCCAAACGGCACCACCTCCCTGCGCGCGAACTGTTGGgcacgtcgccgtcgccgccggtaCACCTTAGCATCATGCCACCAAGTATCACCAGCCGACATAGCTTGAAGTCTTTGGAAGatttgtcgtgcgtagcacctgccgaacaggcatgacaaagcgtggCACCTGCCGGCCAGACATGATTTGACATTTCCACCGAAGCTacatgcaagacgaagccgctccacctcctgcctctaatTTCTagagctgctccacaaacgatgctcccaagagagaaacgacaccgcaatgttatcatcgtccgatctggaagaccagatcctaCGGTTTCCACCGGAGCAGTACGAGTGGGTCGATAGTAATTacatgacgatgccttcatcagGGTGACGACGCAGAACGCCGCCGTTGGATCACCGGCAACTACGTCTCCCCTACTCGCAGCCGGTACTagatgacggatcccgagatccgaacacccagcctcaggccgaccacctctgacggaagagatgaccaccGCCGCCGGCTGCACCGGTCAGAACAGATCTGATCGGAGGTGCCACCGACGAGACCACCAGGCCTCCATGCCGCCATCACCGATCTGAAGGCAACATGCACGCCACCACAGCCAAGTCGGCTGCCGCCGACCACACCCGTCGCCGCCTTCCGAAGGGCCAGCCGTTGCACCCGCAACCCTGGCCGCCACCTGTGACTAGGCCGCCCGCCACGCCAAGCCATCATCGTCCGAGGACGGGTCGGCCTCCCGCCGCCTGCCGCGGCCATCCGTCGCGCCACAGATCACAGATCGGTCGCGCCACCACACGCCTTGGGGTCCGCCCCATCCTGGAGTCGCGAGAGAGAGGAGATCCCCCGCCACCGCCATCGACCCTCGGGCttagtgtaagggcatatttctcctatgtggttttgatgattgatgacagtgcagttgcggactaatcgtgtgcattgagcatttcggaTATCTCATGTCTAGACACAAGACGATccggtgcccctcggagcctatcgaagacgacggttctctacgtttctttttggtggatttgagtcgtaggaaagccgtactattaagaggggggtccgcttcggaaaggttagggcggaatcaacacgtacacatatgttcctttgcaccacctttccttcacTTTGATGAAGCACCTTATGTTTATCCATGTCTCTGCGATATGAAGGCTTCCAAATGCTAAAGACTTTgtggcgtgcggtagtactgctaagagagcagtagtaccgcagaggCGCGTGATAGTACCGCTAAgttgagcagtagtaccgctcctggcgagcggtagtaccgctgcctccaGCCCTGACGATGAAGCGTGCggaagtaggcgcggatgtaattttttacttccgctcCTACGCGGTAGAACCGTGCCAGATTTTTGCACCACTCCGAACTCTGCAGAAGTAGTTACGGAAGTAATTTATTTATTCCGTACACTTCCAGCGCCAGTTGAGCCTACAGTAGTATCGTgggggcgcgcggtagtaccgctccggcggtaggcggttctaccgctcgttgcccTATGCAATAGGCCCTCGTCTGGTatctaccgcgcaagcggtagtaccgctcaccaCACCGGTAGTACTGCAaccctttgcggtagtaccgcggctgtgTGCAGTAGTACCGCGCCGCGCGGGCTGAGTAagaggataacggttggatcttttcaccCACTAtataaaaggggtcttcttccccaagaagaccacctcttctctccccaagctccattgttgctcaaagcttcattttcgcctgatctctctccttagccaatcaaacttgttgattctttaggtattggttgagaaggccccgatctacactaccatcaagagaaatttgattccccataCTAATcctttgcggatcttgttactcttgggtgtttgagcaccctagacagttgaggtcatcgcggaccatattccattgtggtgaagcttcgtggtgtcgttgggagcctctaattaagttgtggagatagccccaaccttgtttgtaaaggttcggtcgccgcctttaaGAGCACCAattgtggaatcacgacatctcgcattgtgtgagggcatgaggagaatacggtggccctagtggcttcttggggagcattgtgcctccacactgctccaacggagacgtacttcctctcaaagggaaggaacttcggtaacacatcctcgtctgcaCCGGCTCCacccttggttatctcttacctttacttgtgcaagcttatattgtgttgtatcccttgcttgcttgtgtgcttgttgttgttgcatcatataggttgctcatctagttgcatatctcgacaacctattttgatgctaagtttaatttggtaaagaaaagctaaaaattgtcaggtgcctattcacccccctctagtcaaccatatcgatcctttcaattggtatcagagcctcgtctttttattaaggactttgccatctgAAGAGTATGGTTGGCACCACAGACgaggtggaggagcactccggtgcgaGTCCCACCTTGTCTGTGGTCGATGGGGGATCCTCGGTCTCTCATGAAGAGTTCAATGCGGCTTTggaaacattgaaaacctccatgacgaccgaggttaaaGGCATGTTTAAGGAATTTCTTGAAGgccttaaattatccaccgcaccttTGGAAGTGGTTGACcccgctaacaaggtgacggatgctaactccaataaggggggaagctactagtgatcaagttcctttgcctagtggtagaagtgggagtgacatcttttcccatgttaaacctccacttacttatggaggaccatTTCCCTCCATGcatatgaatcatgttggtcctcctcctaagcttgtgaaaaatgcggattttgcctcttgggtgtatcgctttaaacgtcatttaaatcatagttctactgatctttggagaattattgagcaaagtttCTACCCGCACGACCCAAGAAACTTCACTCCTATAGAAGCTAtggatcatcaattcaacgagtctgctctcttcattctccaagAAGCCATTCCTCCTGAAGATATTGCGCACCTCCAacctttcaccgtggccaaggaagcatggcaacatgttgtttccatttacaagggaagcgcaagcattcaacgctcaaaATTTGAGGTGGTgcgagatgaagccgatgagtttgcaatgattgaagatgaagaacctcgggaGCTTTACCgaagattaaccactctcgcggtctctctccaagatcatgggagcaaggatacagatgacaattggatcaagcgcaagtttctcaaggccatgatgccataCCATAAGGTCATGTCCTCCGTCATCTATCAAAGGCCAGACTTTCacgccttgtcctcaagtgaagtgttggatgagtttgttgcaatgaggatcttggacaagaccgtcgacaatgcggtgttgcattctcaacgatcaaagaaacccaaccttgctttgaaggccaaggctaatGTGGAAGAAGAGGGTGAAGAGGAATAAG is drawn from Triticum dicoccoides isolate Atlit2015 ecotype Zavitan chromosome 4A, WEW_v2.0, whole genome shotgun sequence and contains these coding sequences:
- the LOC119285432 gene encoding uncharacterized protein At5g01610-like encodes the protein MDEIMNKMGSYWLGQRANKEMSSAGDDIESLSTSVGDGAKWLVNKLKGKMQKPLAELLQEHDLPAGLFPREATNYEFEPETRRLTVHIPAVCEVGYRDGSELRFDTTVTGTLDKGSLTGVEGLKAKVLVWARVTAVKADAAKVYFAVGIKKSRSREAYEVVRGAITVDEF